A single region of the Paraburkholderia sp. SOS3 genome encodes:
- the fliD gene encoding flagellar filament capping protein FliD has protein sequence MSTTSVGAQAALAAQKAASAVQQAAQSLISQSTGSTVDVNSLVSALVNAQIAGPNAALTAQAGIDKTDISGLASLSASLSGLQGALSPFLSGDALASFSAKLSGDGITAKAGQGAVAQTYQLDVLQVAQAQIITSQPFSKADTAAMGTGTITISVGSGSSAKSFNVDIDSSDDSLQGVADAINSASGNTGVKASIIQGANGASLSLQSTTTGSANTINVSVSQSSPSALSDLDVTSGTSTDPGPPAGVSTITSGNSFWNQTQGAQDAQLDVDGQLVTNPNNTITDAISGVTLTLDPTNTKTLGAQTLTVAPDESSVEGDLSAFVSAYNAVIDQLNSLAAPGTAGVQGSGGAMLGDEMLNQIGASLGGIVGDAVSSGGLSATLASLGINFQTDTGGEPFAQLQMGTNASGQTLDDIVSSDPALISALFNDTNGLAQQLDSVVVNYTSTSTGIISKRTADLTADIASLAKQQDSLDDFATQLTSQFNDQFTALNTIMAQSQSNANFLTALFGGNNSNGALAQNSN, from the coding sequence ATGTCGACTACATCCGTTGGCGCTCAAGCGGCGCTGGCTGCCCAGAAGGCGGCCAGCGCCGTTCAGCAGGCCGCCCAATCGCTGATTTCCCAATCGACCGGCAGCACCGTCGACGTCAACTCGCTCGTCTCGGCCCTCGTGAACGCGCAAATCGCTGGTCCGAACGCGGCGTTGACCGCGCAGGCAGGGATAGACAAGACCGACATCAGCGGTCTTGCGTCGCTGTCCGCTTCGTTGTCCGGATTACAGGGGGCCTTGAGCCCATTCCTGAGCGGCGATGCCCTGGCATCGTTCTCGGCGAAGTTGAGCGGCGACGGGATTACCGCGAAAGCCGGCCAGGGTGCGGTGGCGCAGACCTATCAGCTCGATGTGCTGCAGGTCGCGCAGGCACAGATCATCACATCGCAGCCGTTCTCGAAGGCGGACACGGCGGCAATGGGCACGGGCACCATCACGATCTCGGTTGGCAGCGGGTCCAGTGCGAAGTCGTTCAACGTCGATATCGATTCGTCCGACGATAGCCTGCAGGGCGTCGCCGACGCGATCAACTCGGCATCGGGCAACACCGGCGTCAAGGCGAGCATCATTCAGGGCGCGAATGGCGCGTCGCTCAGCCTTCAATCGACTACCACGGGCTCGGCGAACACGATCAACGTCAGCGTGAGCCAATCGAGCCCCAGCGCGCTTTCGGATCTCGATGTGACGTCGGGCACCAGCACGGACCCGGGCCCTCCGGCCGGCGTGTCGACGATCACGTCGGGCAACAGCTTCTGGAACCAGACGCAAGGCGCGCAGGATGCACAGCTGGACGTCGACGGCCAGCTCGTGACGAACCCGAACAACACGATTACCGATGCGATTTCCGGCGTGACGTTGACGCTCGATCCGACCAACACGAAGACGCTCGGAGCGCAGACGCTGACGGTCGCGCCCGACGAAAGCTCGGTCGAAGGCGATCTGTCGGCGTTCGTGTCGGCGTACAACGCCGTTATCGATCAGCTGAACTCGCTTGCTGCGCCAGGCACCGCGGGGGTGCAGGGCAGCGGCGGCGCGATGCTCGGCGACGAAATGCTCAATCAGATCGGCGCGTCGCTCGGCGGTATCGTGGGGGACGCAGTATCGAGCGGCGGGTTGTCGGCCACGCTCGCGTCGCTTGGCATCAATTTCCAGACCGATACGGGCGGCGAGCCCTTCGCGCAGCTACAGATGGGGACGAACGCGAGCGGTCAAACGCTCGACGATATCGTGTCGAGCGATCCGGCGCTGATCAGCGCGCTGTTCAACGACACGAACGGTCTTGCGCAGCAGCTCGACTCGGTGGTGGTGAATTACACGTCGACGTCGACGGGCATCATTTCGAAGCGCACCGCCGACCTGACCGCCGATATCGCCAGCCTCGCGAAACAGCAGGACTCGCTCGACGATTTCGCCACGCAGTTGACCTCGCAATTCAACGATCAGTTCACCGCACTGAACACGATCATGGCGCAGTCGCAATCGAACGCGAACTTTCTGACGGCGCTGTTCGGCGGCAACAATAGCAATGGCGCGCTCGCGCAGAACAGCAATTGA